One segment of Agromyces albus DNA contains the following:
- a CDS encoding acyl-CoA dehydrogenase family protein has protein sequence MSATPETLLHDDLLEGIRERAAGYDRDNAFFTEDLAELRAAGYLTALVPVEHGGLGWSLADAVRAQMRLAGAAPATALAVNMHLVWTGVAKVLGDRGDDTLDFLLREAGRGEIFGFGISEAGNDLMLFGSRTTAEPQAEGGYRYSGRKIFTSLSPAWTRLGTMGLDSTSADAPKIVYGFIERDEPGVRVLDDWDTMGMRASQSRTTVLDGAFAASDRIVRRLDPGPNADPLVFGIFASFELLLAAVYAGIGARALDLAVASAHRRTSMKHDGRPLSQDPDIRWRIADAAIAQDAIEPQLLQLARDLDELVDHGPMWFAKLVGVKVRATETAKHVVDQAVRASGGSTYFAGSELGRLYRDVLAGVFHPSDDESAHSTVANAWLGPLDG, from the coding sequence GTGAGCGCGACGCCCGAGACCCTGCTGCACGACGACCTGCTCGAGGGCATCCGCGAGCGCGCGGCAGGCTACGACCGTGACAACGCCTTCTTCACCGAAGACCTCGCCGAACTCCGAGCGGCGGGCTATCTCACCGCCCTCGTGCCGGTCGAGCACGGCGGCCTCGGGTGGAGCCTCGCCGACGCGGTGCGCGCGCAGATGCGGCTCGCCGGCGCGGCGCCCGCCACCGCGCTCGCGGTGAACATGCACCTCGTGTGGACGGGGGTCGCGAAGGTGCTCGGCGATCGCGGCGACGACACCCTCGACTTCCTGTTGCGCGAGGCCGGACGGGGCGAGATCTTCGGCTTCGGCATCAGCGAGGCCGGCAACGACCTCATGCTCTTCGGATCTCGCACGACGGCCGAGCCGCAAGCCGAAGGCGGCTATCGGTACTCGGGGCGGAAGATCTTCACCTCCCTCTCGCCCGCATGGACCCGGCTCGGCACGATGGGCCTCGACTCCACCTCAGCAGACGCGCCGAAGATCGTCTACGGGTTCATCGAGCGCGACGAACCCGGTGTACGCGTCCTCGACGACTGGGACACGATGGGCATGCGCGCGAGCCAGAGCCGCACGACCGTGCTCGACGGCGCGTTCGCGGCATCCGATCGCATCGTGCGCCGACTCGACCCCGGTCCGAACGCCGACCCGCTCGTGTTCGGCATCTTCGCGAGCTTCGAGCTGCTGCTCGCCGCGGTCTACGCGGGCATCGGCGCGAGGGCGCTCGACCTCGCGGTCGCCTCGGCTCACCGGCGCACGTCGATGAAACACGACGGCAGGCCGCTCTCGCAGGATCCCGACATCCGCTGGCGCATCGCGGATGCCGCGATCGCCCAGGATGCGATCGAGCCGCAGCTCCTCCAGCTCGCCCGCGACCTCGACGAGCTCGTCGACCACGGCCCCATGTGGTTCGCCAAGCTCGTCGGCGTGAAGGTGCGCGCGACCGAGACGGCGAAGCACGTCGTCGACCAGGCGGTTCGCGCGTCAGGAGGGTCGACGTACTTCGCCGGCTCCGAACTCGGCCGGCTCTACCGCGACGTGCTCGCCGGCGTCTTCCACCCCTCCGACGACGAGTCGGCGCACTCCACCGTGGCGAACGCGTGGCTCGGGCCGCTCGACGGCTGA
- a CDS encoding DUF4349 domain-containing protein, with protein MRRLAPVAATAAILAVLLAGCSSGADTSGAGGEPAVEAPSGEVAPAAPESNDGVATSEFDAEAGRDSMITTGNVSITVDDPVESAEEAADLVEQAGGRVDSRTETPGTDTQPPHASLVLRVPSDKLEAVLDELRGLGTVNSVSQESSNVEQQRKDLDARIDALSASTARLRQLLAEATSIADLIAIESELTTRQSELDSLTQQRDWLVDQVDYSTISLELVTEEVAPDPAPDDFWSGLVAGWTALVAFVSTLGIAIGVMLPWLLVLAILAAIVIGVVLLSTRRRRGSRGRPEAPVPPSAGDTVGA; from the coding sequence ATGAGACGACTCGCACCTGTGGCGGCAACGGCCGCGATTCTCGCTGTGCTCCTCGCCGGCTGCTCGTCGGGAGCGGACACGAGCGGTGCTGGAGGTGAACCAGCCGTCGAGGCACCGTCAGGCGAGGTGGCTCCTGCTGCGCCCGAGTCGAACGACGGCGTCGCCACGTCCGAGTTCGACGCCGAGGCGGGTCGCGACAGCATGATCACGACCGGCAACGTGTCGATCACGGTCGACGATCCGGTCGAGTCCGCCGAGGAGGCGGCCGACCTCGTGGAGCAGGCCGGTGGCCGGGTCGACAGTCGCACCGAAACGCCGGGCACCGACACCCAGCCGCCGCACGCCTCGCTCGTGCTCCGTGTGCCATCAGACAAGCTCGAAGCCGTGCTCGACGAGCTGCGCGGGCTCGGCACCGTGAACTCGGTTTCGCAAGAATCGTCGAATGTCGAGCAGCAGCGCAAAGACCTCGACGCACGCATCGACGCGCTCTCGGCGTCGACCGCGCGACTGCGCCAGCTCCTGGCGGAGGCCACGTCGATCGCCGACCTCATCGCAATCGAGTCGGAGCTCACGACGCGCCAGTCCGAGCTCGACAGCCTGACGCAGCAGCGCGACTGGCTCGTCGACCAGGTGGACTACTCGACGATCTCGCTCGAACTCGTGACCGAGGAGGTCGCACCCGATCCCGCGCCCGACGACTTCTGGAGCGGGCTCGTCGCGGGGTGGACCGCCCTGGTCGCCTTCGTCTCCACGCTCGGCATCGCGATCGGCGTGATGCTGCCGTGGCTGCTCGTACTGGCCATCCTGGCGGCGATCGTCATCGGCGTGGTGCTCCTCTCGACTCGCCGTCGACGAGGTTCCCGCGGCCGCCCGGAGGCGCCCGTGCCTCCCTCGGCCGGCGACACCGTCGGGGCGTAG
- a CDS encoding aldo/keto reductase, producing the protein MSQPSLPVAPLLPLADGNSIPQLGYGLYKVPPTDAARLSLDAIALGYRHLDTAAFYGNEREVGEAVRAAPVPREELFVTSKVWKDDNGYDETLRAFDDSMARLGLESLDLYLIHWPVPSTDRYVETWRALVSLQQEGRVRSIGVANFHPHHLERIVGETGAAPVVNQVELHPWLPQSQLRAFDAAHGICTEAWSPLARGRVLGTPLLDELAAKHGRTPAQIVLRWHVQLGNAVIPKASSATRIRENLDVFGFALDARDLAAIATLETGERTGRDPDDD; encoded by the coding sequence ATGTCGCAGCCTTCCCTTCCCGTCGCGCCGTTGCTGCCGCTCGCCGACGGCAACAGCATCCCTCAGCTCGGATACGGCCTCTACAAGGTGCCGCCGACGGATGCCGCGCGCCTCAGCCTCGACGCGATCGCACTCGGATATCGCCACCTCGACACCGCGGCGTTCTACGGCAATGAGCGCGAGGTCGGCGAGGCGGTGCGCGCCGCGCCCGTGCCGCGCGAGGAGCTCTTCGTGACGAGCAAGGTGTGGAAGGACGACAACGGCTACGACGAGACGCTGCGGGCGTTCGACGACTCGATGGCCCGGCTCGGGCTCGAGTCGCTCGACCTCTACCTGATCCACTGGCCGGTGCCCTCGACCGACCGCTACGTCGAGACGTGGCGTGCGCTCGTCAGCTTGCAGCAGGAGGGGCGCGTGCGGTCGATCGGGGTCGCGAACTTCCATCCTCACCACCTCGAGCGGATCGTCGGCGAGACGGGCGCCGCGCCGGTCGTGAACCAGGTGGAGCTGCATCCGTGGCTGCCGCAATCGCAGCTGCGCGCGTTCGACGCGGCGCACGGCATCTGCACCGAGGCCTGGTCGCCGCTCGCCCGCGGGCGTGTGCTCGGAACGCCGCTGCTCGACGAGCTCGCCGCGAAGCACGGCCGAACCCCGGCGCAGATCGTGCTGCGGTGGCACGTGCAGCTGGGCAACGCGGTGATTCCGAAGGCGTCGTCGGCCACGCGCATCCGCGAGAACCTCGACGTGTTCGGCTTCGCGCTCGACGCCCGCGATCTCGCTGCGATCGCGACGCTCGAGACCGGTGAGCGCACGGGTCGAGACCCCGACGACGACTGA
- the hrpA gene encoding ATP-dependent RNA helicase HrpA: MNEFYHAGSHRRAHRIRWRAVLPTITYPPELPVSGQREEIARALRDHQVVIVAGATGSGKTTQLPKICLELGRESIAHTQPRRIAARTIAERITDELGTELGGLVGYQVRFTDRVSESTRIKVMTDGILLNEIHRDRELRRYDTIIIDEAHERSLNIDFLLGYLKRLLPRRPDLKVIVTSATIDPESFAKHFADAAGNPAPVIKVSGRTYPVEIRYRPLVAETGAGDADDDEGAAAEDKDVQRGILEALDELERESSGDVLVFLSGESEIRDAEAAVRAHYNRAGGRSGETEVLPLYGRLSSADQHRVFEPSKIAGLRRRVVLATNVAETSLTVPGIRYVVDAGTARISRYSVRSKVQRLPIEAISQASGSQRSGRSGRTSDGIAIRLYSEEDFERRPEFTDPEVLRTNLAAVILQMASLGLGAIEDFPFLTPPDSRGIRDGLDLLKELGALDETATGDGPQLTRIGRQLARLPIEPRFARMVLESKAQGVSREVLAIVAGLTIQDPRERPLDKREQADGFHARFVDPTSDFLTLLNLWNHLEEQQRELSGSAFRRMCKSEFLNYLRVREWQDLYRQLVRLAKPLGLHLGDPKVNPDGIHRALLAGLLSHIGLRDDSRTGSGRGGAGSTREQQQRGRRPAAEFLGARNARFMLFPGSALAKKPPAAVMSAELVETSRLFARTNAAIDPAWAEQLAGPLAKRSFSEPRWERRQGAAVADEKVTLFGVPIVAKRRLQLSRVDPELARELFIRHALVEEDWDTNSLDKRLFAFLRTNRELRRELGEVEERTRRRDILAGDEAVVSFYESRVPADVADTRSFERWWRGEHRDRPDLLTMSAADVLGEDAPTDDRAGFPDRWRQGDQTLSLRYRFEPGAEDDGVTVLVPLVLLARLEPIGFDWQVPGLRDELITAMLRTLPKVLRRQVVPAAEWANRISAELPDGPESGTAREPFAAVIAQAIRRLTFAPVDPSDFDLDRVPTHLRISFRAVDERGRALGSSKDLRELQERLAGQTRAAVAKAVGAAAPAPKGEPVAAAGRAPGARAVGAGDAGSGADDGRAAAGFERAGITSWEWDELPAHLDTRQAGNVIRAYPALVDAGSSVALRLVATVEERDRASRRGIRRLLVLATPSPVAYVQEHLSNEEKLSLAASPYASTRALLDDCLAACVEAELRSRHADGLLRTRAEFDAVRDAVAATIMERMFETVALVARILTASRDADRAISRAASIQLMSALGDARQQLGGLITPGFVSATGLERLRHLPRYLEAIAVRVRKLVENPGRDRQAMNQLDGPLATFEAAGGTMPIDPEAPEHLVRARWMIEELRVGLFAQELRTAETVSPQRIAKVLAS, encoded by the coding sequence ATGAACGAGTTCTACCACGCCGGGTCGCATCGCCGCGCTCACCGCATACGATGGAGGGCTGTGCTTCCCACGATCACCTATCCCCCAGAGCTGCCGGTCTCCGGCCAGCGAGAGGAGATCGCGCGCGCCCTGCGCGACCACCAGGTCGTGATCGTGGCCGGAGCGACGGGGTCGGGAAAGACGACGCAGCTGCCGAAGATCTGCCTCGAGCTCGGCCGCGAGTCGATCGCGCACACGCAGCCGCGCCGCATCGCTGCTCGCACGATCGCCGAGCGCATCACCGACGAGCTCGGCACCGAGCTCGGCGGCCTCGTCGGCTACCAGGTGCGGTTCACCGATCGGGTGAGCGAGTCGACGCGCATCAAGGTGATGACCGACGGGATCCTGCTCAACGAGATCCACCGCGACCGCGAGCTCCGCCGCTACGACACGATCATCATCGACGAGGCCCACGAGCGCAGCCTCAACATCGACTTCCTCCTCGGCTACCTGAAGCGCCTGCTGCCCCGGCGGCCCGACCTCAAGGTCATCGTCACGAGCGCGACGATCGACCCCGAGAGCTTCGCGAAGCACTTCGCGGATGCTGCGGGCAACCCGGCTCCCGTCATCAAGGTGTCGGGTCGCACCTATCCGGTCGAGATCCGCTACCGTCCGCTCGTCGCCGAGACGGGTGCCGGCGATGCCGACGACGACGAGGGCGCCGCGGCCGAGGACAAGGACGTGCAGCGCGGCATCCTCGAGGCTCTCGACGAGCTCGAGCGCGAGTCATCCGGCGACGTGCTCGTCTTCCTCTCGGGTGAGAGCGAGATCCGCGACGCCGAGGCCGCAGTGCGGGCACACTACAACCGCGCGGGCGGCCGATCGGGCGAGACCGAGGTGCTGCCGCTCTACGGGCGACTCTCCTCCGCCGACCAGCACCGGGTGTTCGAGCCGTCGAAGATCGCCGGGCTGCGGCGGCGCGTGGTGCTGGCGACGAACGTGGCCGAGACGAGCCTGACCGTGCCCGGCATCCGCTACGTCGTCGATGCCGGAACGGCTCGCATCAGCCGGTACTCGGTGCGCTCGAAGGTGCAGCGACTGCCGATCGAGGCGATCTCGCAGGCCTCGGGGAGCCAGCGCTCGGGCCGGTCGGGTCGCACGAGCGACGGCATCGCGATCCGCCTCTACTCCGAAGAGGATTTCGAGCGGCGGCCCGAGTTCACCGATCCCGAGGTGCTGCGCACGAACCTCGCCGCGGTCATCCTGCAGATGGCCTCGCTCGGGCTCGGCGCGATCGAGGACTTCCCGTTCCTCACGCCACCCGACTCGCGCGGCATCCGCGACGGCCTCGACCTCCTGAAGGAGCTCGGCGCACTCGACGAGACGGCGACGGGCGACGGGCCGCAGCTCACCCGCATCGGCCGGCAGCTCGCTCGCCTGCCGATCGAGCCGCGGTTCGCGCGCATGGTGCTCGAGTCGAAGGCGCAGGGGGTCAGCCGCGAGGTGCTCGCGATCGTCGCTGGGCTCACGATCCAGGACCCCCGGGAGCGGCCGCTCGACAAGCGTGAGCAGGCCGACGGCTTCCACGCCCGGTTCGTCGACCCTACGAGCGACTTCCTCACGCTGCTGAATCTCTGGAATCACCTCGAGGAGCAGCAGCGCGAGCTCTCTGGCAGTGCGTTCCGTCGCATGTGCAAGTCCGAGTTCCTGAACTACCTGCGCGTGCGCGAGTGGCAGGACCTCTACCGCCAGCTCGTGCGGCTCGCGAAGCCGCTCGGGTTGCACCTCGGCGATCCGAAGGTGAATCCCGACGGCATCCATCGCGCGCTCCTCGCCGGCCTGCTCTCGCACATCGGGCTTCGCGACGACTCCCGAACGGGCAGCGGCCGCGGCGGCGCAGGCTCGACCCGAGAACAGCAGCAGCGCGGCCGGCGCCCGGCTGCCGAGTTCCTCGGCGCCCGGAACGCGCGCTTCATGCTGTTCCCCGGGTCCGCCCTCGCGAAGAAGCCGCCGGCCGCCGTGATGAGCGCCGAGCTCGTCGAGACGAGCCGGCTCTTCGCCCGTACGAACGCGGCGATCGACCCTGCCTGGGCGGAGCAGCTCGCCGGGCCCCTCGCCAAGCGCAGCTTCAGCGAGCCGCGCTGGGAGCGACGGCAGGGCGCAGCGGTCGCCGATGAGAAGGTCACGCTCTTCGGTGTGCCGATCGTCGCGAAGCGGCGCCTGCAGCTCTCCCGCGTCGACCCCGAGCTCGCCCGCGAGCTCTTCATCCGTCACGCGCTCGTCGAGGAGGACTGGGACACGAACAGCCTCGACAAGCGGCTCTTCGCGTTCCTGCGCACGAACCGCGAGCTCCGCCGAGAGCTCGGCGAGGTCGAGGAGCGCACCCGGCGGCGCGACATCCTCGCCGGCGACGAAGCCGTCGTCTCGTTCTACGAGTCGAGGGTGCCGGCGGATGTCGCCGACACGCGGTCGTTCGAACGCTGGTGGCGCGGCGAGCATCGCGACCGGCCCGACCTGCTCACGATGTCGGCGGCCGACGTGCTCGGCGAGGACGCGCCCACCGACGACCGCGCCGGATTCCCCGACCGCTGGCGGCAGGGCGACCAGACGCTCTCGCTGCGCTACCGCTTCGAACCCGGTGCCGAGGACGACGGCGTCACCGTGCTCGTGCCCCTCGTGCTGCTCGCGCGCCTCGAGCCGATCGGGTTCGACTGGCAGGTGCCGGGCCTGCGCGACGAGCTCATCACGGCGATGCTGCGCACGTTGCCGAAGGTGCTGCGCCGTCAGGTCGTGCCCGCGGCGGAGTGGGCGAACAGGATCTCGGCCGAGCTGCCCGACGGCCCCGAATCGGGCACCGCCCGCGAGCCGTTCGCCGCCGTGATCGCGCAGGCGATCCGCCGGCTCACCTTCGCCCCGGTCGATCCATCGGACTTCGACCTCGATCGGGTGCCGACGCACCTGCGCATCTCGTTCCGCGCCGTCGACGAGCGCGGTCGTGCTCTCGGCAGCTCGAAAGACCTGCGGGAGCTGCAGGAGCGACTCGCCGGGCAGACGCGCGCCGCCGTCGCGAAGGCGGTCGGCGCCGCGGCGCCGGCGCCCAAGGGCGAGCCCGTCGCCGCGGCCGGGCGAGCGCCCGGGGCACGTGCGGTCGGCGCCGGCGATGCCGGCTCCGGTGCCGACGACGGGCGTGCAGCCGCGGGCTTCGAGCGCGCGGGCATCACGTCGTGGGAGTGGGACGAGCTTCCGGCGCACCTCGACACCCGGCAGGCCGGCAACGTCATCCGCGCCTACCCGGCGCTCGTCGACGCGGGCTCATCGGTGGCGCTGCGCCTCGTCGCGACCGTCGAGGAACGCGATCGGGCGTCGCGCCGCGGCATCCGTCGCCTGCTCGTGCTGGCCACGCCGTCGCCCGTCGCCTATGTACAGGAGCATCTTTCGAACGAGGAGAAGCTGTCGCTCGCCGCAAGCCCGTATGCCAGCACCCGCGCACTGCTCGACGACTGCCTCGCGGCGTGCGTCGAAGCCGAACTGCGCAGCCGTCACGCCGACGGGCTGCTGCGCACGCGAGCCGAGTTCGACGCCGTGCGCGATGCCGTCGCCGCGACCATCATGGAGCGGATGTTCGAGACGGTGGCGCTCGTGGCGCGCATCCTCACAGCGTCGCGCGACGCCGACCGCGCGATCTCGCGAGCGGCGAGCATCCAGCTGATGTCGGCACTCGGCGATGCCCGACAGCAGCTCGGCGGGCTCATCACGCCCGGCTTCGTCTCGGCCACGGGCCTCGAGCGTCTGCGGCATCTGCCACGCTACCTCGAGGCGATCGCCGTGCGCGTGCGCAAGCTCGTCGAGAACCCCGGTCGCGACCGCCAGGCGATGAACCAACTCGATGGGCCGCTCGCGACCTTCGAAGCCGCCGGCGGCACGATGCCGATCGACCCTGAGGCGCCCGAGCATCTCGTGCGCGCGCGCTGGATGATCGAGGAGCTGCGGGTGGGACTCTTCGCTCAAGAGCTCCGCACGGCCGAGACGGTGTCGCCGCAGCGCATCGCCAAGGTGCTCGCGAGCTGA